In Nomascus leucogenys isolate Asia chromosome 11, Asia_NLE_v1, whole genome shotgun sequence, the following proteins share a genomic window:
- the TAC1 gene encoding protachykinin-1 isoform X1, which yields MKILVALAVFFLVSTQLFAEEIGANDDLNYWSDWSDSDQIKEELPEPFEHLLQRIARRPKPQQFFGLMGKRDADSSIEKQVALLKALYGHGQISHKRHKTDSFVGLMGKRALNSVAYERSAMQNYERRR from the exons ATGAAAATCCTCGTGGCCTTGGCAGTCTTTTTTCTTGTCTCCACTCAGCTGTTTGCAGAAGAAATAGGAGCCAATGATGATCTGAATTACTGGTCCGACTGGTCCGACAGCGACCAGATCAAG GAGGAACTGCCGGAGCCCTTTGAGCATCTTCTGCAGAGAATCGCCCGGAGACCCAAGCCTCAGCAGTTCTTTGGATTAATGGGCAAACGGGATGCTG ATTCCTCAATTGAAAAACAAGTGGCCCTGTTAAAGGCTCTTTATG GACATGGCCAGATTTCTCACAAAA gaCATAAAACAGATTCCTTTGTTGGACTAATGGGCAAAAGAGCTTTAAATTCTG TGGCTTATGAAAGGAGTGCAATGCAGAATTATGAAAGAAGACGTTAA
- the TAC1 gene encoding protachykinin-1 isoform X2 produces MKILVALAVFFLVSTQLFAEEIGANDDLNYWSDWSDSDQIKEELPEPFEHLLQRIARRPKPQQFFGLMGKRDAGHGQISHKRHKTDSFVGLMGKRALNSVAYERSAMQNYERRR; encoded by the exons ATGAAAATCCTCGTGGCCTTGGCAGTCTTTTTTCTTGTCTCCACTCAGCTGTTTGCAGAAGAAATAGGAGCCAATGATGATCTGAATTACTGGTCCGACTGGTCCGACAGCGACCAGATCAAG GAGGAACTGCCGGAGCCCTTTGAGCATCTTCTGCAGAGAATCGCCCGGAGACCCAAGCCTCAGCAGTTCTTTGGATTAATGGGCAAACGGGATGCTG GACATGGCCAGATTTCTCACAAAA gaCATAAAACAGATTCCTTTGTTGGACTAATGGGCAAAAGAGCTTTAAATTCTG TGGCTTATGAAAGGAGTGCAATGCAGAATTATGAAAGAAGACGTTAA